The following are encoded in a window of Haliotis asinina isolate JCU_RB_2024 chromosome 14, JCU_Hal_asi_v2, whole genome shotgun sequence genomic DNA:
- the LOC137261887 gene encoding galactose-3-O-sulfotransferase 2-like, translating into MGLWSYYKNDLIMAKKYRISSLISKRFMIRLVCFGAVSVLAFLYWTQQPRISDADRNIIRRLCGQSQVIKPTCSCPERKVTSSTPSRQKPSFHKVNQAKNAPEKHHIVFVKTHKAASSTVLNIIYRFAQERGLIIILPKVGNYLKGKHLNKTNILPPPKGKKFDILCNHAIFNYTSFSSYLPPDTEYIGIVREPFQRFISAVYYFRFTHTHKYLQQIPARHGSKIMMKYLENPMAWEPLNPLESQTNNRMALDFGFPVQLFHNESLFEEYLVTLNKTFRVIMVAEKFDESLILVKRFLNWSLKDVVYIVKNKARFKPRIPQIEGKYMMNFHQVSNLDKKLYDFALKRLKNQIEKEGPDFQKEVEYFKTLRENVANFCSRWQRKRQLEIPPSNWSRGFTLNRRGCAVIRMEEMPFVTYLQNLRKNDLARLGTNTDFMKSIPL; encoded by the coding sequence ACTGGTGTGTTTTGGCGCAGTTTCCGTGTTAGCATTTTTGTACTGGACTCAACAACCACGCATCTCTGATGCTGACCGGAACATAATACGTCGTCTTTGTGGACAGAGCCAAGTCATTAAACCTACTTGTTCCTGTCCAGAGCGCAAGGTTACGTCTTCTACGCCATCAAGACAAAAGCCttcctttcacaaagtgaaTCAGGCAAAAAACGCGCCAGAAAAACATCACATTGTTTTCGTCAAGACACATAAGGCGGCCAGCTCTACCGTCCTAAACATAATATACCGGTTTGCTCAGGAACGAGGACTGATTATCATTCTTCCAAAAGTGGGTAACTATCTAAAGGGCAAGCATCTTAACAAGACCAATATTCTCCCGCCGCCGAAAGGAAAAAAGTTCGACATTCTGTGCAACCATGCCATCTTTAATTACACATCATTCTCCTCTTATCTGCCACCCGACACGGAATACATCGGTATTGTGAGAGAACCATTTCAAAGATTCATCTCAGCTGTGTATTATTTTAGATTCACCCACACTCATAAATATCTTCAACAAATTCCTGCAAGGCATGGATCTAAGATTATGATGAAGTACCTGGAGAATCCGATGGCATGGGAACCATTAAACCCATTGGAATCTCAGACCAATAACAGGATGGCCTTAGACTTTGGGTTTCCAGTCCAACTTTTCCACAACGAATCgttgtttgaagaatacttggtAACACTCAACAAAACATTTCGAGTTATAATGGTTGCAGAGAAATTCGACGAATCGCTTATCCTAGTGAAGCGTTTTCTCAACTGGAGTCTCAAGGATGTGGTGTACATAGTTAAAAACAAAGCGAGATTCAAGCCTAGGATTCCTCAAATCGAGGGAAAGTACATGATGAATTTTCATCAAGTGTCAAATTTAGATAAAAAACTTTACGATTTCGCACTGAAGAGACTCAAAAATCAAATCGAAAAAGAAGGTCCTGATTTTCAGAAAGAAGTGGAATATTTCAAGACATTACGAGAAAACGTTGCAAATTTCTGTTCACGTTGGCAGAGAAAGCGTCAGCTTGAGATTCCGCCTAGCAACTGGTCACGTGGGTTCACCCTTAACCGGCGCGGCTGCGCAGTAATTCGGATGGAAGAAATGCCGTTTGTGACCTATCTACAAAACCTTCGGAAAAATGACCTTGCAAGATTGGGTACTAACACTGACTTTATGAAATCAATACCTCTTTGA